In the genome of Kitasatospora cathayae, one region contains:
- the nicT gene encoding Nickel transporter NicT, whose protein sequence is MPSAAPGAPATAPAVRWRDRLTREEWIRLAGMGGFILALHVIGWFTLLALVAPEHYDVGGQVFGAGMGLTAYTLGMRHAFDADHIAAIDNTTRKLMGQGKRPLSVGFWFSLGHSSVVFGLCALLAFGIRTLADQVQADDSTLHRMTGLIGTTVSGSFLLLLGLINLGAFNGILRVFRRMRLGEYDEAELERQLERRGLMNRILGKVTRAVTKSWHMYPVGLLFGLGFDTATEVSLLVLAGGAAAFSLPWYALLTLPILFAAGMSLLDTIDGSFMNFAYEWAFSKPVRKIYYNLTVTGLSVLVALVIGLVELIGLLGEKLDITSGPIAWIGGLDLNFVGYAIVGLFVLTWIGAIAFWKFGRVEEKWSAGLAAASAAEPE, encoded by the coding sequence ATGCCCAGCGCCGCCCCAGGTGCCCCGGCAACTGCCCCAGCCGTCAGATGGCGCGACCGGCTCACCCGTGAGGAGTGGATCCGGCTGGCCGGGATGGGCGGCTTCATCCTCGCGCTGCACGTCATCGGCTGGTTCACCCTGCTCGCCCTGGTCGCGCCCGAGCACTACGACGTCGGCGGCCAGGTGTTCGGCGCGGGCATGGGCCTGACCGCGTACACCCTCGGGATGCGGCACGCCTTCGACGCGGACCACATCGCGGCGATCGACAACACCACCCGCAAGCTGATGGGCCAGGGCAAGCGGCCGCTGTCGGTCGGCTTCTGGTTCTCGCTCGGGCACTCCTCGGTCGTCTTCGGCCTGTGCGCGCTGCTGGCCTTCGGCATCCGCACGCTCGCCGACCAGGTCCAGGCGGACGACTCGACCCTGCACAGGATGACCGGCCTGATCGGCACCACCGTCTCCGGGTCGTTCCTGCTGCTGCTCGGCCTGATCAACCTGGGCGCCTTCAACGGCATCCTCCGGGTGTTCCGCCGGATGCGCCTGGGCGAGTACGACGAGGCCGAGCTGGAGCGCCAGTTGGAGCGGCGCGGGCTGATGAACCGGATCCTCGGCAAGGTCACCCGGGCGGTCACCAAGTCCTGGCACATGTACCCGGTGGGCCTGCTGTTCGGCCTGGGCTTCGACACCGCCACCGAGGTGTCCCTGCTGGTGCTGGCGGGCGGCGCGGCGGCCTTCTCGCTGCCCTGGTACGCGCTGCTGACGCTGCCGATCCTGTTCGCGGCGGGGATGAGCCTGCTGGACACCATCGACGGCTCGTTCATGAACTTCGCCTACGAGTGGGCGTTCTCCAAGCCGGTCCGCAAGATCTACTACAACCTGACCGTGACCGGCCTGTCGGTGCTGGTCGCGCTGGTCATCGGCCTGGTCGAACTGATCGGCCTGCTCGGCGAGAAGCTGGACATCACCAGCGGGCCGATCGCCTGGATCGGTGGCCTGGACCTGAACTTCGTCGGCTACGCGATCGTCGGACTGTTCGTGCTGACCTGGATCGGGGCGATCGCGTTCTGGAAGTTCGGCAGGGTCGAGGAGAAGTGGTCGGCGGGGCTGGCGGCCGCCTCCGCCGCCGAGCCGGAATAG